The Peribacillus sp. FSL E2-0218 genome contains a region encoding:
- a CDS encoding acyl-CoA dehydrogenase family protein: MLFFQSRKQQEYIQRLEEAIQPFADRAEALDTTNGFPFENIKELKDFGYPKLTLAKEFGGHGGTLYDFLLCQEKIAQYCGPTALGIGWHVGTVLSLMERKPWEKGVMDQLFHEVSAGALVNTAASEAGTGSPTRGGRPETTATKKGERWILNGRKTFTTLSPVLDIFLVTAWVPEDERLGTFFVHRDEAGVVIEETWDMISMQGTGSHDLVLNDVSLPEKYYVQKSNPLEKRKPEAWLLHIPACYLGIAVAARNHAVEFAKTYSPNSLPGPIRDLPNVQRTIGEMELELSEAHHFLYSVAEKWERNPEDREALATQLGAVKLSVTNKALSIVDKAMRVVGAKSLQRQNPLQRYYRDVRAGLHNPPMDDATITMLAKSALY; encoded by the coding sequence ATGCTTTTTTTTCAATCACGGAAGCAACAAGAATATATACAAAGGTTAGAGGAAGCGATACAGCCCTTTGCTGATCGAGCAGAAGCACTCGATACGACAAATGGGTTCCCTTTTGAAAACATTAAAGAATTAAAGGATTTTGGCTATCCAAAGCTAACGCTGGCAAAAGAGTTTGGGGGCCATGGCGGGACATTATATGATTTCCTCCTTTGCCAAGAAAAAATAGCGCAGTATTGCGGCCCCACCGCCTTAGGGATAGGCTGGCACGTCGGGACGGTGCTGTCCTTAATGGAGAGGAAGCCCTGGGAAAAAGGGGTCATGGATCAATTGTTTCACGAAGTGTCAGCGGGCGCCCTCGTCAATACGGCGGCATCAGAGGCCGGGACGGGAAGCCCGACGCGAGGAGGCCGGCCTGAAACGACCGCCACTAAAAAAGGGGAACGATGGATTTTGAATGGCAGAAAGACTTTTACCACTCTTTCCCCCGTCCTGGACATTTTTCTTGTGACAGCATGGGTACCCGAGGATGAGCGGCTAGGTACATTTTTCGTTCATCGCGACGAAGCTGGTGTCGTAATAGAAGAAACTTGGGATATGATTTCCATGCAGGGAACAGGAAGTCATGACTTGGTGTTAAACGACGTGAGCTTGCCTGAAAAGTATTATGTGCAAAAAAGCAACCCTTTGGAAAAACGGAAACCGGAAGCGTGGCTATTACATATACCAGCCTGTTATTTAGGAATTGCAGTAGCTGCGAGAAATCATGCAGTGGAATTCGCCAAAACATATTCTCCCAATAGCTTGCCAGGACCCATAAGGGACCTTCCCAACGTTCAAAGGACAATCGGGGAAATGGAACTGGAGTTAAGTGAGGCGCATCATTTTCTATACTCTGTCGCAGAAAAGTGGGAGCGGAATCCTGAGGATCGTGAAGCATTAGCGACCCAGTTGGGTGCCGTTAAATTATCGGTCACAAACAAAGCGCTCTCCATCGTCGATAAGGCGATGAGGGTAGTTGGTGCCAAAAGCTTGCAACGGCAAAATCCCTTGCAACGCTACTATCGGGATGTTCGTGCAGGGCTTCATAATCCACCAATGGATGATGCGACCATTACGATGCTCGCAAAATCTGCTCTTTATTAA